The Chryseobacterium oranimense genome contains the following window.
CTTGTTATGAGCGGAATGCTTGACGGAATTTCAGTAGTGATCAGAGGAACCATTGTGCAGCTGAAAACTCCGGATCATATCCGTGGGCGGGTACTGAGTGTCAATTCTATATTTATCATGTCCAGCAATGAAATGGGGCAGTTCGAGAGCGGCCTGATGGCAAAATTACTTGGCGTAGTGCGGTCTGTAGTCTTCGGGGGAAGTATGACGGTACTGGTAGCTTTTATTGTGGCAAGTACAAATCCCAAGCTGAGAAAAATGAATTATTAGACAATAATATCCCATTTCTTTTAAATATATCACAAAAACTTTAATTTAACTTTAATAATTTTTTATATTTGTCTTTTTTAAATCCCCCTTTATGAAAAAAGCATTACTCGTTTTTCTAATCATCTGCTCACGCATCTTATATGCCCAATCAGATTGTATTAGTGCAATATCTATCTGCGGAAACTCGGATATCTCTTATACCCCTTCAGGACCGGGAAATGTCCTGGAAGGCATTGGTCTTAATTCGTGTCTGAGTGATACGGATAATGAGCACTTTTCAGTATGGTATACTTTTACGGCATCAACTTCGGGAACATTGGCATTTGTAATCAATCCTACCGTTGACACCGACGACTATGACTTTGCAGTTTACGGCCCTACAACAAATGGCTGTACTTCATTGAACAACAATAACATTTTTGTAACCCCGCTGAGATGTAATTTCAACGGAACAGGTTCATCCCAGGGAAATACAGGTTTATTGCTAACCATCCCACCACCGCCACCGCCAAACACAAACGGAAGTGCAGGAAACCAGGCTGAATGGAGTCCTCATATGGTAGTTCAGGCCGGTGAGACTTATTATCTTGTTGTGGACAATTACAGAAGTTCACCGGATGGTTTCTCTTTGACATGGACAGGTACAGCAAGCTTAAGTTCTGCATTCAACGATCCTTCTCTGGCTCCGTTTCCGTTTACTACTCCGGGACTTCCGGCTGCTAACCCGAACGATCCGAACGAAGTAACGGTATGCTCACTTGCTACTCCATTTAATTTTACCTCATTAAGCGCGGGAATTATCAACGGAAACAGTCCAAATTTCAAGGTATCTTATCATAAAAATACCAATGACGCCATTACAGGAGGAAATCCTGTTACGTCAGAAGTAGTGAGCCTTACGCAGGTTTACTATTACAGAATTGTATATCAGGATCCTGCGAACCCGACAAACCCTATGAACGGTTGTTTTATTACCGGGAAATTTAAATTCAGAGATGGCAGTTTTACCTTAAATAATACTACGCTTACCAGCTGTAGCAATGATGGTGCGGGTACAGCAATGTTCGATCTTACTACAGCTGCTATAGGAGCGGGACCAACCCATACGTTAAAGTATTATCCTACAATGTTCGACCTGAATGCGGGAACGAATGAGATTACAAGCCCTTCTATATATCAGTTTGTTTCAGCTCAGGGAAAAATATTTGTAAAAGCTACCAATGAATTCGGATGTACAGCAACAGCTGAAATTACTCTGAAATTCCATCCGCTGGTACCAGTGACTGAGGCTTCTTTAAGATCTTGTTTCCTTGAAACCAACCCTTCGCTGGGAACATTCAACCTAAGCAATGCTACAGTAACGACTCTGACAGGAGCTACTAAAAAATACTATCCTTCTTTAACAGATGCAGTAAACGGAACGAATGAAATTTTAAGCTTCCTGGCTTACACGGCACCATCAGGAGTGATCTATGTAAAAGTATTTAATGCACAGGGATGTTATTCAATTGCAAAAGTAACATTAACTGTACTTTCTCCAGTTTACTCGAGTGTACTGCAGGACAAGATCATCTGCGTTGAGGATAAAACCACGCTGGATGCAGGCCCAGGATTCAACGGATACGAATGGAGTACAGGAGCCACTACCCAGTCTATTACCAACGTAGGTGTAGGAACCTATTGGGTAAAATTAAAGACCGGAGACTGTATCTCAATACAGAATGTAAAAGTATATGCTTCCGAGCAGCCTGTTGTTTCAAGCATTGATATTGCCAACACTTCTATAACTGTAAATGTTATCGGAGGAACTCCACCTTACCAATATTCAATGGATAATATTAACTGGCAGGACTCCAACATATTCACCAATGTTTCAAGAGGAGATCATACAGTCTATGTAAAAGATGCTTACGACTGTGAACCTATTGATATAACAGTTGTAGTTCCTAACCTTATTAATGTGATCACTCCAAACGGAGACGGGATAAATGACGTAATAGACTATTCAGCATTATCAGGAAAACAAAGTCTTGTATTGAGTATTTTTGACAGATACGGAACAAAAATCCACCAGGCTGATAAAACCAACGGATTCAAATGGGACGGAACGGTAGCCGGTAAAAAAGTTCCTACAGGAACCTACTGGTACTCCGTAACATGGAATGAAAATGATAAAAAGAACACTCCATTCAAGTTCTCTGGATGGGTAATGGTAAAAAACAGAGAATAATTCCTTATCAAAATAAAAACCGCTCTACGGGGCGGTTTTTTAACATAAATGCTGATAACTTATTTTACTCAAATCTTGTTTCACAAAAATCATTTTAAACATGAAAAAAACATTACTTCTTTTAATCTTATTTATAGCACAGACTTTCTATGCACAGTCCGATTGCGTCACTGCAATCCCACTCTGCGGAAACTCTGAGCTTTCATACACCCCTTCAGGACATGGAAATATTGCGGAGAACCTTTCAGCAAACGGATGTCTGGGAAGAAGCGAAAACTTCTCAGTATGGTATACTTTTACTGTTGCAACATCTGGAACTCTAACGTTCGTTATTGATCCTAATGTTGATTCCGATGATTATGATTTCGCAGTATATGGCCCTACCAGCAATGGATGCGCCTCATTACAGACAGGGAATAACGTTTTTGTAACTCCACTCAGATGTAACTATAACGGAAGTACACCAACCGGAAACACCGGACTTACCCTTACTTTACCTCCGCCTCCACCTCCCAATACGAACGGAAATGCCGGAAATTCAGCAGAATGGAGCCCTTACATGCAGGTACAAGCGGGAGAAACTTATTATCTGGTTGTAGACAATTTCAGAAGTTCTCCGGACGGATTTAAAATGACATGGGGTGGTACCGCTACCCTAAGTTCAGCATTTAACGATCCTGTTCTGGCACCTAACCCATTCCTCCCACCTGGAATCCCAGGGGCTAATCCGGATGATCCCTCAACAGTTATGGTATGCGGACTTCCTTCACAGTTTAACTTTGCTACTCTTAGTCCTGGTATTGTCAACGGAAACAACGTTAACTTCCAGGTTACTTATCATAATAATGTTAATGATCTTATCACAGGAAACAATCCACTTACCATTGCTACTGTGAATGGGACAACAACTTATTACTACAGAATCCGATACTTTGACCCTGACAACCCAAACAGTGTTATCAACAAATGTTTCATCAGCGGTAAATTCAAATTTGTAAATGCAAGCATTACAGCGAGAAATGCTACTATTTTTGCATGTAACAACAATAGTGAGGGTACAGGAAAATTTGATCTGACCACAGCAGATGTATTTACCGGAACAGTTACGAAAAAATACTATCCTACCCTGGCTGACCTGAATGCTGATACCAATGAGATTACCAATCCTACCGCTTATATTTCAGCTGAGAAAATAGTATACGTTAAAGTAATCTCCGCATTCGGATGTACTGCTACAGCAGCTATTACATTATCATTCCATCCGGTAGTTACATTGAAAGATGCGGTAATGGAAGAATGCTATATTGAAAATGATGTTACGCAGGCTAAGTTTGACCTTACACAAGCCGACGTAGGAGCAGTAGCTGGTCAAACGAAGGCATTCTATAAAACATTAAACGATGCCCAGGCAGAAACCAATCCAATCACTCCTCAGACTGCTTACATTACTACAAGCACTGAAGTTTATGTAAGAGTAACCAGCGCCAATCAGTGTTATGATATCGCCAAGATCACGTTAAAAGTTCTTCCTCCTGTAAAATCTGCAGTTCTGAAAGACAAAACGATCTGTGCTGAAGATAAAACAACATTGGATGCAGGACCTGGATTTGACGGCTACGAATGGAGCACAGGTGCTACTACTCAGGCCATCACCAATGCAGGAATAGGAATTTACTGGGTTAAACTGAAAACAGGAAAATGCTTCACGCTACAGACTGTTACGGTTTTTGCATCTTCACAGCCGGTAATTGCAAGCGTAGATATCAGCAACAATACAATTACAATAAACGCTTCAGGAGGAACTCCGCCATACATGTACTCAATAGACGGTACCAACTGGCAGACCACCAATACATTCAGCGGACTTCCTA
Protein-coding sequences here:
- a CDS encoding T9SS type B sorting domain-containing protein produces the protein MKKTLLLLILFIAQTFYAQSDCVTAIPLCGNSELSYTPSGHGNIAENLSANGCLGRSENFSVWYTFTVATSGTLTFVIDPNVDSDDYDFAVYGPTSNGCASLQTGNNVFVTPLRCNYNGSTPTGNTGLTLTLPPPPPPNTNGNAGNSAEWSPYMQVQAGETYYLVVDNFRSSPDGFKMTWGGTATLSSAFNDPVLAPNPFLPPGIPGANPDDPSTVMVCGLPSQFNFATLSPGIVNGNNVNFQVTYHNNVNDLITGNNPLTIATVNGTTTYYYRIRYFDPDNPNSVINKCFISGKFKFVNASITARNATIFACNNNSEGTGKFDLTTADVFTGTVTKKYYPTLADLNADTNEITNPTAYISAEKIVYVKVISAFGCTATAAITLSFHPVVTLKDAVMEECYIENDVTQAKFDLTQADVGAVAGQTKAFYKTLNDAQAETNPITPQTAYITTSTEVYVRVTSANQCYDIAKITLKVLPPVKSAVLKDKTICAEDKTTLDAGPGFDGYEWSTGATTQAITNAGIGIYWVKLKTGKCFTLQTVTVFASSQPVIASVDISNNTITINASGGTPPYMYSIDGTNWQTTNTFSGLPRGENKIFLKDSYDCNPVQITVTVPNLINAITPNGDKVNDEIDYSALAYKKNLVFIVYDRYGNKLYEANKMRDYKWDGTASGKKIPTGTYWYTISWNENDKNNTETKYSGWILVKNKE
- a CDS encoding T9SS type B sorting domain-containing protein, producing the protein MKKALLVFLIICSRILYAQSDCISAISICGNSDISYTPSGPGNVLEGIGLNSCLSDTDNEHFSVWYTFTASTSGTLAFVINPTVDTDDYDFAVYGPTTNGCTSLNNNNIFVTPLRCNFNGTGSSQGNTGLLLTIPPPPPPNTNGSAGNQAEWSPHMVVQAGETYYLVVDNYRSSPDGFSLTWTGTASLSSAFNDPSLAPFPFTTPGLPAANPNDPNEVTVCSLATPFNFTSLSAGIINGNSPNFKVSYHKNTNDAITGGNPVTSEVVSLTQVYYYRIVYQDPANPTNPMNGCFITGKFKFRDGSFTLNNTTLTSCSNDGAGTAMFDLTTAAIGAGPTHTLKYYPTMFDLNAGTNEITSPSIYQFVSAQGKIFVKATNEFGCTATAEITLKFHPLVPVTEASLRSCFLETNPSLGTFNLSNATVTTLTGATKKYYPSLTDAVNGTNEILSFLAYTAPSGVIYVKVFNAQGCYSIAKVTLTVLSPVYSSVLQDKIICVEDKTTLDAGPGFNGYEWSTGATTQSITNVGVGTYWVKLKTGDCISIQNVKVYASEQPVVSSIDIANTSITVNVIGGTPPYQYSMDNINWQDSNIFTNVSRGDHTVYVKDAYDCEPIDITVVVPNLINVITPNGDGINDVIDYSALSGKQSLVLSIFDRYGTKIHQADKTNGFKWDGTVAGKKVPTGTYWYSVTWNENDKKNTPFKFSGWVMVKNRE